Proteins co-encoded in one Bacillus sp. FSL H8-0547 genomic window:
- a CDS encoding PPK2 family polyphosphate kinase: MNVNKYRIEGNKQLKLRDYSPSEEHDFSEKELLEKLIPESIDRLKELHWRLHAEEKKGIIVVLQAMDAAGKDEAISYIFSNLTAQGLKTTSFQKPSDSEQKHDYLWRIHKALPARGQIGILNRSHYEEVIAPRVHDLLEEEAVPDEKEKEETWAVRYRQINDFERYLTENGFEVVKFFFHMSKEEQRNRLLERMKNPKKNWEFSFSDVEERKHWDSYQDIFEDMLNHTSTEYAPWHILPADDEWYSRYIISEVMIKCLEKIDPQFPEISQENREKLEHYIEVLENEKE; encoded by the coding sequence ATGAACGTAAATAAATATAGGATTGAAGGCAATAAACAATTAAAATTAAGAGATTACTCTCCGAGCGAGGAGCATGATTTCTCAGAAAAAGAACTGCTGGAGAAGCTTATTCCTGAAAGCATAGACAGGCTGAAGGAACTGCACTGGCGCCTTCATGCGGAAGAGAAGAAAGGCATAATCGTTGTCCTGCAGGCCATGGATGCTGCAGGAAAAGATGAAGCCATCAGCTACATTTTTTCTAACTTAACCGCCCAGGGACTGAAAACGACTTCTTTTCAAAAGCCGTCGGACTCAGAGCAAAAGCATGACTATCTCTGGAGAATTCATAAGGCACTTCCTGCGAGAGGACAAATCGGGATTCTGAACCGTTCCCATTATGAAGAGGTTATAGCACCAAGAGTTCATGATCTGCTTGAGGAGGAGGCAGTGCCGGATGAAAAAGAGAAAGAAGAAACATGGGCAGTCCGCTACAGACAAATCAATGACTTTGAGCGCTATTTAACGGAGAACGGCTTTGAAGTGGTGAAATTCTTCTTTCATATGTCAAAAGAAGAACAGAGGAACAGACTCCTCGAGCGGATGAAAAACCCGAAGAAGAACTGGGAATTCTCATTCAGCGATGTGGAGGAGCGAAAGCATTGGGACAGCTACCAGGACATTTTCGAAGACATGCTGAACCATACGTCAACGGAATACGCGCCTTGGCACATACTCCCTGCAGATGATGAATGGTATTCGCGCTACATCATTTCTGAAGTCATGATAAAATGCCTGGAAAAAATAGATCCGCAGTTCCCTGAAATTTCACAGGAGAACAGGGAGAAGCTGGAGCATTATATTGAGGTACTTGAAAATGAAAAAGAATGA
- the hxlA gene encoding 3-hexulose-6-phosphate synthase has translation MKIQLALDRMTIEEAIETASKAAPYVDILETGTSLIKEFGMTSVQKLKEAFPDKQVTADMKTMDNAVYECGLCFDAGADIMTVMGASPIQTVEACVKEAEKRGKQVMIDLLNTTAEQREELAVFKHAVFCEHVSKDEQELTGARLTFTEGRLNTAAAGGLTPESISRMNELPDILIIGSAITKAENPGLAAANLRTLILEKEAMK, from the coding sequence ATGAAGATACAGCTCGCGCTGGACCGAATGACGATAGAAGAAGCGATAGAAACGGCATCCAAAGCTGCACCATATGTCGATATTCTTGAGACCGGAACGTCCCTTATAAAGGAATTTGGAATGACCAGCGTTCAAAAATTGAAAGAAGCTTTTCCGGACAAGCAGGTAACAGCGGATATGAAAACCATGGACAACGCGGTATACGAGTGCGGTCTGTGCTTTGATGCGGGAGCTGACATAATGACAGTGATGGGGGCAAGTCCCATTCAAACAGTGGAAGCATGCGTAAAAGAAGCTGAAAAAAGAGGGAAACAGGTAATGATTGACCTGTTGAACACAACGGCAGAACAGCGGGAAGAACTTGCTGTATTTAAACATGCGGTTTTCTGCGAGCATGTGAGCAAGGATGAACAGGAACTGACGGGAGCAAGACTTACCTTTACTGAAGGAAGGCTTAATACAGCTGCAGCAGGCGGACTGACTCCGGAATCCATCAGCAGGATGAATGAGCTTCCTGACATTCTCATAATAGGGTCGGCCATTACAAAAGCAGAAAACCCTGGTCTTGCAGCTGCAAACCTGAGAACCCTGATCCTTGAAAAGGAGGCAATGAAATGA
- a CDS encoding sugar kinase, protein MKPMDVVTFGEAMALFMADEPGPLDEVKHFTRELAGAETNVAIGLARLGLNAGWASKVGEDAFGTYIMKRLAEEKVDVEHVLKDSRYPTGFQLKEKVLSGDPFVQSFRKGSAASYMNEEDFRPEYFSRAAHLHMTGIPLAVSSHTRSFAEKTLKHMKTLGKSITFDPNLRPALWASEEEMIETVNRMAVQSDYVLPGLAEGKLLTGLNSPEEIAAFYLNEGVKAVVIKLGEDGAYYKSFKEEGVVSPFQVETVVDTVGAGDGFAVGLISGLLENLSLHNAVLRGNAIGALAVQSQGDNDGYPDRHALFDYMNQTI, encoded by the coding sequence ATGAAACCAATGGATGTTGTGACGTTTGGTGAAGCGATGGCGCTGTTCATGGCTGATGAGCCGGGACCGCTTGATGAAGTAAAACATTTTACCCGTGAGCTTGCAGGCGCAGAAACGAATGTTGCAATCGGACTTGCCAGGCTGGGTCTCAATGCCGGATGGGCAAGTAAGGTCGGGGAAGATGCATTTGGCACCTACATTATGAAAAGGCTTGCAGAGGAAAAAGTGGATGTCGAGCATGTGTTGAAAGATTCACGGTATCCGACAGGGTTTCAGCTGAAGGAAAAAGTTCTGTCGGGTGACCCTTTCGTTCAGTCTTTCAGAAAGGGCTCGGCAGCAAGCTATATGAACGAAGAAGACTTCAGGCCTGAGTATTTCAGCCGTGCGGCACATTTACATATGACGGGCATTCCGCTTGCTGTTTCTTCCCATACCCGGTCATTTGCTGAAAAAACGCTGAAGCACATGAAAACACTTGGAAAAAGCATAACATTTGATCCGAATCTGCGGCCGGCATTATGGGCTTCCGAAGAGGAAATGATTGAAACCGTGAACAGAATGGCTGTTCAGTCAGATTATGTTCTTCCCGGTTTAGCGGAAGGAAAGCTTTTAACCGGTTTGAACAGCCCTGAGGAAATTGCGGCGTTTTATTTGAATGAAGGCGTAAAAGCAGTTGTCATCAAGCTTGGAGAAGACGGAGCCTATTATAAATCCTTTAAAGAAGAAGGGGTTGTCAGCCCCTTCCAGGTGGAAACCGTTGTCGATACCGTTGGGGCGGGAGACGGATTTGCAGTCGGGCTCATCAGCGGTCTGCTCGAAAACCTCAGCCTGCACAACGCTGTTCTGCGGGGAAATGCGATTGGAGCACTTGCTGTTCAGTCCCAGGGAGACAATGATGGCTACCCTGACAGACATGCTTTATTTGACTATATGAATCAGACAATTTGA
- a CDS encoding helix-turn-helix transcriptional regulator, whose amino-acid sequence MKKDFGDSISNKVYEYRVLARMSQQELAEKVGVSKQTIFVMEKGNYVPTMLLAFRIADFFDVDVNEIFTYEKGNDGNDV is encoded by the coding sequence ATGAAGAAAGATTTTGGAGATTCCATATCCAACAAGGTTTACGAGTACCGTGTACTAGCAAGAATGTCTCAGCAAGAATTGGCAGAGAAAGTCGGAGTTTCCAAACAAACCATTTTTGTAATGGAAAAAGGAAATTATGTACCCACAATGCTTTTGGCTTTCCGGATTGCCGATTTTTTTGATGTTGATGTAAACGAAATTTTTACTTATGAGAAAGGGAATGATGGAAATGATGTTTGA
- a CDS encoding aminoglycoside 6-adenylyltransferase, whose amino-acid sequence MNGSFMKFEERDSNLPKWREELMAKIEQDLLLDDSVSGVFYGGSIGAGNTDLYSDIDLRIVVKDDVFEQYRQNKKNRAERWGHVLFYEDFPQATYSIAHFDCFIKVDSFYYKSSDLSPSVWLRDIEIVKDHEGFLEDLRSHSKPLSYKASEAEFDIWRNKFFAYAHEAYRRCMRNEFYYALHCLDMMRWSIAAGWYMEMGYPPNNPGDWAKIEGARSKLTENQQSLLNGWYSGKEKKQILCVLQEMMPEFMAVHKRLCDQMKMDEKRESVSRILALIQF is encoded by the coding sequence ATGAATGGTTCATTTATGAAATTTGAAGAGAGGGATTCAAATCTGCCAAAATGGCGGGAAGAATTGATGGCTAAAATAGAGCAGGATCTTCTTCTCGATGATAGCGTGTCAGGAGTATTTTACGGGGGATCAATAGGAGCCGGAAATACAGATCTCTATTCAGATATCGACCTTCGTATTGTGGTTAAAGATGACGTGTTTGAGCAGTACCGGCAAAATAAAAAGAATAGGGCAGAAAGATGGGGACATGTTTTGTTTTATGAAGATTTTCCGCAGGCAACTTACAGTATTGCTCACTTTGACTGTTTTATTAAAGTTGATTCCTTTTATTACAAGAGCAGTGACTTATCTCCTTCTGTGTGGTTAAGGGATATTGAAATAGTTAAAGATCATGAGGGTTTCCTGGAAGATCTTCGCAGCCATTCAAAACCGCTAAGTTATAAGGCAAGTGAGGCTGAATTTGACATCTGGAGAAATAAGTTTTTTGCCTATGCACATGAAGCTTACCGGAGATGTATGAGGAATGAATTTTACTATGCTTTACACTGTTTGGACATGATGAGATGGTCGATTGCTGCCGGCTGGTATATGGAAATGGGATATCCTCCAAATAATCCCGGAGACTGGGCAAAAATAGAAGGGGCAAGGAGTAAGCTGACGGAAAATCAGCAGTCGCTTTTAAATGGGTGGTACAGCGGGAAAGAAAAAAAGCAAATTCTTTGTGTGCTTCAAGAAATGATGCCTGAATTCATGGCTGTTCATAAAAGGCTGTGTGATCAGATGAAGATGGATGAAAAAAGAGAATCCGTTTCACGCATCCTTGCTCTGATCCAATTTTAG
- a CDS encoding putative quinol monooxygenase, producing MIIIHAGFKVLTEKEADFLNEIRPLVAASREEEGNIAYDLMKDTETDGAYKMIELWKDAEAVELHNSSEHFKAFSGKAMQFFAAPPEVKVFNGEEMKK from the coding sequence ATGATTATTATACATGCAGGTTTTAAAGTGTTAACTGAAAAAGAAGCTGACTTTCTAAACGAAATTCGTCCGCTTGTTGCAGCTTCAAGAGAAGAAGAAGGCAATATTGCATACGATCTGATGAAGGACACTGAAACAGATGGCGCGTACAAAATGATCGAGCTGTGGAAGGATGCAGAAGCAGTTGAACTGCACAACAGCAGCGAGCATTTTAAGGCATTTTCAGGAAAAGCGATGCAGTTTTTTGCTGCACCGCCTGAGGTTAAAGTTTTCAATGGAGAAGAAATGAAAAAATAA
- a CDS encoding substrate-binding domain-containing protein, translating to MFERVMTMARITMADVAREAGVSKSTVSQFINKRYEYMGEDTKKKIEAAIKDLGYQPNYLARSLKQKRTSMIGIIVGNIMHRLSTEVSRSIEDYCHKHDIHAILCNADDDPEKERQYIEVLHAKQVDGLIIFPTGRNLDLYQKLIKENYPVVFMDRRVEGLEANYVLAANEAAAAESIRHLLAGGHKEIAIATQPLVISPRIDRLNGYKEALREAGIPLKQEYMIHAEREQMKTELKKLFSLKDPPTALFAGNDLVFMETLEFFKDNQLKIGKDAALVVFDNIPLAHLAETGVTTIDQPGYRMGQRAAELLLKKINGEHVAPAEEVFDCELIIRESS from the coding sequence ATGTTTGAAAGAGTGATGACAATGGCACGTATAACAATGGCGGATGTTGCCAGAGAAGCTGGAGTGTCCAAAAGCACGGTCTCCCAGTTTATCAACAAGCGTTATGAATATATGGGAGAAGACACAAAAAAGAAAATAGAAGCAGCGATTAAGGACCTTGGCTATCAGCCGAATTATCTGGCCAGAAGCCTGAAGCAAAAACGCACGTCCATGATCGGCATTATCGTGGGAAACATTATGCACCGGCTGTCGACTGAAGTCAGCCGTTCGATTGAAGACTATTGCCATAAACATGATATACACGCTATTCTCTGCAATGCAGACGATGATCCGGAGAAAGAGCGGCAGTACATTGAAGTGCTCCATGCCAAGCAGGTGGATGGCCTGATCATTTTTCCGACAGGCAGAAATCTGGATTTGTATCAAAAATTGATCAAAGAGAACTATCCGGTCGTATTTATGGACCGCAGAGTGGAAGGGTTGGAAGCAAACTACGTGCTGGCAGCAAATGAAGCTGCAGCTGCTGAGTCCATCAGGCATCTGCTGGCCGGCGGGCACAAGGAAATCGCCATAGCAACCCAGCCGCTTGTCATCAGTCCGAGGATCGACAGACTAAACGGATACAAAGAAGCTCTTCGCGAGGCAGGCATTCCGCTTAAACAGGAATATATGATTCATGCAGAAAGAGAGCAGATGAAGACAGAACTTAAAAAGCTGTTTTCACTAAAGGATCCGCCAACCGCGCTGTTTGCCGGAAACGACTTGGTCTTTATGGAAACTCTTGAATTTTTCAAAGACAATCAGCTGAAAATCGGAAAGGATGCGGCACTGGTCGTATTTGATAATATTCCGCTTGCCCATTTGGCTGAAACAGGAGTGACGACGATCGACCAGCCCGGTTACAGAATGGGACAGAGAGCTGCAGAACTGCTCCTGAAAAAAATCAATGGTGAACATGTTGCTCCTGCAGAAGAAGTGTTTGACTGCGAATTAATTATAAGAGAATCTTCCTGA
- a CDS encoding bifunctional 4-hydroxy-2-oxoglutarate aldolase/2-dehydro-3-deoxy-phosphogluconate aldolase — MGAAEIRKRGVVAVIRGATPESILSIGKALKAGGVTALEITMETPKASSVIEAAASHFGSDVLVGAGTVLDPETARAAIMSGAKFIFSPTVKKETIAMAKRYGVISVPGAFTPTEILTAFEYGADLIKVFPADSVGPGYLKNIAGPLPHIPLMPTGGVDLHNTGDYIKAGAIAVGAGSTLVNTKAELTDQVLFQMTEKAAAFIEEVNKARNTDKYAQVRGG; from the coding sequence ATGGGAGCAGCAGAAATCAGAAAACGCGGAGTTGTAGCAGTCATCAGAGGGGCTACGCCCGAATCGATTCTATCAATCGGAAAGGCTTTGAAAGCAGGAGGGGTAACGGCGCTTGAGATTACGATGGAAACACCTAAAGCTAGCAGTGTGATTGAGGCGGCAGCATCTCATTTTGGAAGTGATGTGCTTGTGGGAGCAGGAACCGTTCTGGATCCTGAAACAGCGCGCGCAGCCATTATGTCAGGGGCAAAATTCATCTTTTCCCCAACTGTCAAAAAAGAAACAATTGCCATGGCGAAAAGGTACGGAGTCATCAGCGTGCCCGGGGCCTTTACACCAACCGAAATTTTGACGGCATTTGAATACGGAGCTGACCTGATTAAAGTGTTTCCAGCAGATTCAGTCGGACCAGGCTACTTGAAAAATATTGCCGGACCGCTTCCGCACATTCCGCTAATGCCGACAGGAGGGGTGGATCTCCACAACACAGGGGATTACATCAAAGCTGGCGCAATTGCAGTAGGAGCAGGCAGCACACTTGTCAATACAAAAGCCGAGCTTACTGATCAGGTTCTTTTTCAGATGACAGAGAAAGCTGCAGCCTTTATTGAAGAGGTGAACAAAGCCCGCAATACGGATAAATACGCGCAAGTCAGGGGAGGCTGA
- a CDS encoding nitroreductase family protein — protein sequence MNQTLINDYQQIVRGRRSIRNYDPSVKISREEMAEILEEAALAPSSVNLQPWRFVVIDTKEGKETLAPLAKFNQRQVETSAAVIAVFADMKSNEYLEEIYSTAVEKGFMPAEVRDQQVAAIKGFFEVMTFDQLKEMNLIDAGLVSMQLMLTARAHGYDTNPIGGFEKDQIAEAYGLDKERYYPVMLLSIGKAADAGYQSVRLPVEKITEWK from the coding sequence ATGAATCAAACACTTATAAATGATTACCAGCAAATTGTAAGAGGCCGCAGATCCATCAGAAATTATGATCCGTCCGTTAAAATCAGCAGAGAGGAAATGGCTGAAATTCTTGAAGAAGCAGCACTTGCGCCGTCATCAGTTAACCTTCAGCCATGGCGCTTTGTTGTGATTGATACGAAGGAAGGAAAAGAAACGCTCGCGCCGCTTGCTAAATTCAATCAGAGACAAGTTGAAACGTCAGCCGCTGTGATCGCGGTTTTTGCAGATATGAAAAGTAATGAATACTTGGAAGAAATCTACAGCACAGCTGTAGAAAAAGGCTTTATGCCGGCAGAGGTCCGCGATCAGCAAGTCGCAGCCATTAAAGGCTTCTTTGAAGTGATGACATTCGATCAGCTTAAGGAAATGAACTTAATTGATGCAGGACTTGTTTCTATGCAGCTTATGCTGACAGCAAGAGCTCACGGCTATGATACAAATCCGATCGGCGGCTTTGAAAAAGACCAGATTGCAGAAGCATATGGACTTGATAAAGAGCGCTATTATCCGGTTATGCTTCTCTCAATCGGAAAAGCAGCAGATGCAGGCTACCAGTCGGTAAGATTGCCTGTCGAAAAAATTACAGAGTGGAAGTAA
- a CDS encoding ABC transporter ATP-binding protein: MHIDAITKKYKDAVVLNGLSFYFKQGEIVGLVGNNGAGKSTLMKIIAQTIQKFDGSVKDNDHVGYLIEEPKLFSNKTGLAHLSYFSKIYGNKFKLSEYEELLKSLHIFDVLNKKVKEYSLGMKQKLGIVISLLNNPKYVVLDEPTNGMDIETSIQVLQQLKKMAKERRIGVLISSHKLEDIESVCNRVLFLENGNILEEELLNDKSQCILKLVFDHPSELAAFIEHQKFGSIIYSSEKTIEIETTSENADIFRFLNKLGIKLVDFTSEKKTLRNVYMKKLGGEDRGIGY; encoded by the coding sequence ATGCATATTGATGCAATTACTAAGAAATACAAGGACGCTGTCGTTTTAAATGGGTTGTCTTTTTATTTCAAACAAGGGGAAATCGTCGGTTTAGTTGGCAATAATGGCGCTGGAAAAAGTACGCTGATGAAGATAATCGCTCAAACAATTCAGAAATTTGATGGATCAGTTAAAGACAATGATCACGTTGGATACTTGATTGAGGAACCTAAGCTATTTAGTAATAAGACTGGATTAGCACATTTATCTTATTTTTCAAAAATTTACGGGAACAAATTTAAACTTAGTGAATACGAAGAGCTTTTAAAGAGTTTACATATATTTGATGTATTGAATAAAAAAGTAAAGGAATATTCCTTGGGAATGAAGCAAAAGTTAGGAATAGTTATAAGTCTATTGAACAATCCGAAGTATGTTGTACTAGATGAGCCGACAAATGGTATGGATATCGAAACATCCATCCAAGTATTGCAACAATTGAAAAAAATGGCTAAGGAGCGGAGAATTGGTGTTTTGATATCCAGCCATAAGTTAGAAGATATTGAGAGCGTCTGTAATCGTGTCTTGTTTTTAGAAAATGGGAACATTCTTGAAGAAGAGCTATTAAATGACAAGAGCCAGTGCATATTAAAACTAGTTTTCGATCATCCTAGTGAATTAGCCGCTTTTATTGAACATCAAAAGTTTGGTAGTATCATTTATTCGAGTGAAAAAACAATTGAAATTGAAACAACTTCAGAAAACGCTGATATTTTCCGTTTCTTAAATAAATTGGGGATAAAATTAGTTGATTTTACTAGTGAAAAGAAGACGCTTCGTAATGTCTATATGAAAAAACTTGGAGGTGAAGATCGTGGTATTGGATATTAA
- a CDS encoding NTTRR-F1 domain: MTDNRIVNGNFKTGGLSPWTGFHAVIAKSSGVYAVRLLGGELNSFITQYVKAFPGESFELNAALLNGGAFSSPQISISIAYYNAAYKLLGHGLIRTIPAGRLTDGRSRDWVWIASPAPPGTTQALVMINKMPQIGAPDVIVEHLELYPIGKGGTESLRKGNTTFINLYKEIQRRSQK, from the coding sequence GTGACAGATAATCGGATTGTAAACGGCAATTTTAAAACAGGCGGCCTTTCACCATGGACAGGATTTCATGCGGTCATTGCCAAAAGCAGCGGAGTCTATGCTGTCCGTTTGCTTGGCGGGGAGCTAAACAGTTTTATTACTCAATATGTAAAAGCTTTTCCGGGAGAAAGTTTTGAACTGAATGCAGCTTTGTTAAATGGCGGAGCCTTCAGCAGCCCGCAGATCAGCATATCCATTGCTTACTATAATGCAGCATACAAGCTGCTCGGACACGGGTTAATCAGAACGATTCCTGCAGGAAGACTGACAGACGGCAGAAGCAGGGATTGGGTTTGGATTGCTTCACCTGCACCTCCAGGAACAACACAGGCATTGGTGATGATCAATAAAATGCCTCAAATTGGAGCGCCTGATGTGATTGTCGAACATCTGGAGCTCTATCCGATTGGCAAAGGAGGGACAGAAAGCCTCAGAAAAGGAAACACAACGTTTATCAACCTGTACAAGGAAATTCAAAGAAGAAGTCAAAAATAG
- a CDS encoding MFS transporter — MNQPLAKQRWIRLIPVVFITYSLAYLDRANYAFGAAGGLAEDLQITPAISSLLGSLFFLGYFFFQVPGAHYAEKKSAKVLIFWSLIGWGILATLTGMVSNVNYLFAIRFLLGVVESAVMPAMLVFLSHWFTKAERSRANTFLILGNPVTVLWMSIVSGYLLEAYGWRWMFIIEGLPAVIWAFLWWKLVFDHPKDAKWLSAKEKADLQYALEQEQQGIKPVKNYKEAFKSKVVILLAAQYALWSVGLYGFVMWLPSIIKAAPNMSIVQTGWLSAVPYVLAVALMLLASHYSDKLQKRKEFVWPFLFVGAIAFYASYLIGPDHFWLSFGLLVLAGGAMYAPYGPFFAIIPEILPRNVAGGAMALINSMGALGSFVGSYVVGYLNGSTGGFGASYLFMAGSLLISAILTILATKQSSKKQMKNGALNVS; from the coding sequence ATGAACCAGCCGCTTGCAAAGCAAAGATGGATCCGCTTAATACCTGTAGTCTTTATTACTTACAGCCTTGCTTACCTGGACAGGGCGAATTACGCTTTCGGGGCAGCGGGAGGCCTTGCAGAAGATCTGCAGATTACACCTGCCATTTCCTCCCTGCTTGGATCACTGTTTTTCCTGGGATACTTTTTCTTTCAGGTGCCCGGTGCACATTATGCGGAAAAAAAGAGTGCCAAGGTACTGATCTTCTGGTCGCTTATCGGGTGGGGAATACTTGCCACTCTGACCGGAATGGTGTCTAATGTCAACTACTTGTTCGCTATTCGTTTTTTGCTCGGAGTAGTTGAAAGTGCCGTTATGCCTGCGATGCTGGTCTTTTTAAGTCACTGGTTTACAAAAGCAGAGCGTTCAAGAGCCAATACGTTCCTGATTCTTGGAAATCCTGTGACGGTGCTGTGGATGTCAATTGTTTCAGGTTACCTTCTTGAAGCATACGGATGGAGATGGATGTTTATTATCGAAGGCCTTCCTGCTGTCATTTGGGCGTTTCTTTGGTGGAAACTCGTATTTGATCATCCTAAAGATGCGAAATGGCTGAGTGCGAAAGAAAAAGCGGATCTTCAGTATGCTTTGGAGCAAGAGCAGCAGGGCATTAAACCGGTTAAAAATTATAAAGAAGCGTTTAAATCAAAAGTTGTCATCTTACTTGCGGCACAATATGCTCTTTGGAGCGTCGGACTATATGGTTTTGTTATGTGGCTTCCTTCCATCATAAAAGCAGCTCCGAATATGAGCATTGTCCAAACAGGATGGCTTTCGGCTGTTCCTTATGTGCTGGCCGTAGCTCTGATGCTGCTTGCTTCCCATTACTCAGATAAGCTTCAGAAACGGAAAGAGTTCGTCTGGCCATTTCTTTTCGTTGGTGCCATTGCCTTTTACGCATCGTATTTAATCGGCCCTGATCATTTCTGGCTAAGTTTCGGTCTGCTTGTTCTGGCGGGCGGTGCCATGTACGCTCCGTACGGTCCGTTTTTTGCCATTATTCCGGAGATTCTCCCGAGGAATGTTGCCGGCGGCGCCATGGCCCTGATCAATTCCATGGGAGCACTGGGGTCATTTGTAGGTTCATATGTTGTGGGCTATTTGAACGGTTCTACAGGAGGATTTGGAGCTTCTTATCTATTTATGGCAGGGTCGCTGCTCATTTCAGCCATCTTAACCATTCTGGCAACAAAACAGTCCAGTAAAAAACAGATGAAGAACGGTGCATTAAACGTTTCATAA
- a CDS encoding MarR family transcriptional regulator, translating into MPHFCKEEEEILYRVFEITKQTMSKFERCTGISQARLDLLHQLYEVDEISQRALQKLVHIDHAAVTRHLKQLEEKGMVVRKKNPDDQRFTYVSLSEEGRSKIVAYRSEKQRFISNVLADFSEEERKVLLGMLSRIKENVEKINE; encoded by the coding sequence TTGCCTCATTTCTGCAAGGAAGAAGAAGAGATCCTGTACCGGGTTTTTGAGATTACAAAACAGACGATGAGCAAGTTTGAACGCTGTACAGGCATCAGCCAGGCCCGTCTCGATCTTCTCCATCAGCTATATGAAGTGGATGAGATCAGTCAGAGGGCTCTGCAAAAGCTTGTTCATATTGATCATGCAGCTGTGACAAGACACCTTAAGCAGCTTGAGGAAAAGGGAATGGTTGTCCGCAAGAAAAACCCTGACGATCAGCGTTTCACTTATGTGAGTCTTTCAGAAGAAGGAAGATCGAAAATTGTTGCATACCGCTCAGAAAAACAGCGGTTTATCTCAAATGTGCTCGCAGACTTTTCAGAAGAAGAACGAAAAGTCCTGCTGGGAATGCTTTCCCGCATAAAAGAGAATGTTGAAAAAATAAATGAATAG
- the hxlB gene encoding 6-phospho-3-hexuloisomerase codes for MSGTDTILKEIETVLGKIDDGQLIAISEELNKNRRIFVTGEGRSGLMAKSFAMRLMHLGAEVYAVGETITPGMSDDDMLVAVSGSGKTKSVLWTAEKAKELGCSVLAVTADSEGPLAETASMVLHAPAATKYRKEGEQPTVQPLGSLFDQCVHLLFDAICLKYAELKKVSNEQAFLKHSNVE; via the coding sequence ATGAGCGGAACGGACACGATTTTAAAAGAGATAGAGACCGTATTAGGCAAAATAGACGATGGTCAGCTGATCGCCATCTCAGAGGAATTAAACAAAAACAGGCGGATTTTTGTCACAGGAGAAGGTCGCTCGGGACTAATGGCAAAATCGTTTGCCATGCGCCTGATGCATCTGGGTGCAGAGGTGTATGCTGTCGGAGAAACGATCACACCAGGCATGTCGGATGATGATATGCTTGTTGCCGTATCCGGTTCAGGAAAAACGAAAAGTGTTCTGTGGACAGCTGAAAAAGCAAAGGAATTAGGCTGCTCCGTTCTGGCAGTCACAGCTGATTCTGAAGGTCCGCTTGCAGAAACAGCTTCCATGGTTCTCCATGCACCGGCAGCCACTAAGTACCGCAAAGAAGGCGAACAGCCGACGGTTCAGCCTCTGGGTTCGTTATTCGATCAGTGTGTCCATCTTCTTTTTGACGCAATATGCCTGAAATACGCTGAACTTAAAAAGGTTTCGAATGAGCAGGCTTTTTTAAAGCACAGTAATGTGGAGTAA
- a CDS encoding DUF2178 domain-containing protein — translation MEMMFDYVTNTLFSPLKAWVEQSTANWNMLIVIGFILVFVGIGLIFILRNKIGKEDERTNQIYLKSSLIMLSGIILCDMFFPKDYMWQIFFLFKYSIAFIAAAIYLAIRYVKDFSN, via the coding sequence ATGGAAATGATGTTTGATTATGTAACAAATACACTTTTTTCCCCACTAAAAGCATGGGTGGAACAATCAACTGCTAACTGGAACATGCTGATTGTTATTGGTTTTATACTTGTTTTTGTAGGTATAGGGCTTATATTCATCCTTCGAAACAAAATAGGTAAGGAGGACGAAAGAACAAATCAAATATATTTAAAAAGTTCTCTTATCATGTTAAGTGGAATCATTTTGTGCGATATGTTTTTCCCGAAAGATTATATGTGGCAAATTTTCTTCTTATTTAAATATTCAATCGCCTTCATTGCTGCAGCTATATATCTTGCCATTCGATATGTAAAAGATTTTTCAAACTGA